A genome region from Carya illinoinensis cultivar Pawnee chromosome 2, C.illinoinensisPawnee_v1, whole genome shotgun sequence includes the following:
- the LOC122300191 gene encoding PTI1-like tyrosine-protein kinase 3 isoform X2 codes for MSKKSRMRRWLCCTSQVEESSYPSNENERLKSPGNHTDGGPQRGAKVSPPVKSEVQKPPPPIEVPALSLDELKENTDNFGSKALIGEGSYGRVYYANLSNGKAVAVKKLDVSSEPESNIEFLSQVSRVSRMKHENLVELLGYYVEGNLRVLAYEFATMGSLHDILHGRKGVQGAQPGPTLDWMQRVRIAVDAARGLEYLHEKLQPSIIHRDIRSSNVLLFEDFKAKIADFNLSNQAPDMAARLHSTRVLGTFGYHAPEYAMTGQLTQKSDVYSFGVVLLELLTGRKPVDHTMPRGQQSLVTWATPRLSEDKVKQCVDPKLKGEYPPKGIAKLAAVAALCVQYEAEFRPNMSIVVKALQPLLKSPAPARDT; via the exons ATGAGTAAGAAATCCAGGATGCGTCGGTGGCTTTGTTGTACTTCTCAAGTAGAAGAGTCGTCGTACCCCTCAAATGAAAATGAGCGCCTGAAAAGCCCAGGGAATCATACAGATGGTG GGCCCCAAAGAGGTGCTAAGGTGTCACCTCCTGTTAAATCTGAAGTACAAAAGCCACCACCACCTATTGAAGTGCCTGCTTTGTCTCTGGATGAACTGAAAGAAAATACTGATAATTTTGGATCGAAGGCTTTGATTGGTGAAGGATCCTATGGAAGAGTTTATTATGCGAACTTAAGTAATGGGAAAGCTGTTGCGGTGAAAAAGCTTGATGTTTCATCTGAACCTGAGTCAAATATTGAGTTCCTATCACAG GTTTCTAGGGTCTCGAGAATGAAGCATGAAAATCTTGTTGAGCTACTTGGTTACTATGTAGAGGGAAACCTCCGTGTGCTTGCATATGAGTTTGCAACCATGGGATCTTTACATGACATATTGCATG GTAGGAAGGGAGTTCAAGGGGCACAACCAGGTCCAACACTTGACTGGATGCAGCGTGTTAGAATTGCAGTTGATGCAGCTAGGGGATTGGAATATTTACATGAGAAGCTTCAACCCTCCATAATACATAGAGATATAAGATCTAGCAATGTGCTTCTATTTGAAGACTTCAAAGCCAAGATCGCAGATTTTAACCTCTCAAATCAGGCTCCAGACATGGCTGCTCGTCTCCATTCTACAAGAGTTTTGGGAACCTTTGGCTACCATGCTCCTGA GTATGCAATGACAGGACAGTTAACCCAGAAGAGTGATGTCTACAGCTTTGGGGTTGTTCTTCTAGAGCTTCTGACTGGGAGGAAACCTGTTGATCATACCATGCCACGGGGACAACAGAGTCTTGTGACTTGG GCTACTCCAAGGTTGAGTGAAGACAAAGTTAAACAGTGTGTAGATCCAAAACTGAAGGGAGAATATCCTCCTAAAGGAATTGCCAAG CTGGCAGCTGTGGCGGCATTGTGTGTGCAGTATGAAGCTGAGTTCCGGCCGAATATGAGCATTGTCGTTAAGGCTCTGCAGCCACTTCTGAAGTCTCCTGCCCCAGCTCGTGATACTTGA
- the LOC122300191 gene encoding PTI1-like tyrosine-protein kinase 1 isoform X1 has protein sequence MEGVDFRRRGLVAHAPPPGYFVHLEDTSSEQHYMSKKSRMRRWLCCTSQVEESSYPSNENERLKSPGNHTDGGPQRGAKVSPPVKSEVQKPPPPIEVPALSLDELKENTDNFGSKALIGEGSYGRVYYANLSNGKAVAVKKLDVSSEPESNIEFLSQVSRVSRMKHENLVELLGYYVEGNLRVLAYEFATMGSLHDILHGRKGVQGAQPGPTLDWMQRVRIAVDAARGLEYLHEKLQPSIIHRDIRSSNVLLFEDFKAKIADFNLSNQAPDMAARLHSTRVLGTFGYHAPEYAMTGQLTQKSDVYSFGVVLLELLTGRKPVDHTMPRGQQSLVTWATPRLSEDKVKQCVDPKLKGEYPPKGIAKLAAVAALCVQYEAEFRPNMSIVVKALQPLLKSPAPARDT, from the exons ATGGAGGGCGTAGATTTTCGTCGGCGTGGTTTAGTG GCACATGCTCCTCCTCCTGGTTACTTTGTTCATCTGGAGGATACTAGTTCTGAACAACACTATATGAGTAAGAAATCCAGGATGCGTCGGTGGCTTTGTTGTACTTCTCAAGTAGAAGAGTCGTCGTACCCCTCAAATGAAAATGAGCGCCTGAAAAGCCCAGGGAATCATACAGATGGTG GGCCCCAAAGAGGTGCTAAGGTGTCACCTCCTGTTAAATCTGAAGTACAAAAGCCACCACCACCTATTGAAGTGCCTGCTTTGTCTCTGGATGAACTGAAAGAAAATACTGATAATTTTGGATCGAAGGCTTTGATTGGTGAAGGATCCTATGGAAGAGTTTATTATGCGAACTTAAGTAATGGGAAAGCTGTTGCGGTGAAAAAGCTTGATGTTTCATCTGAACCTGAGTCAAATATTGAGTTCCTATCACAG GTTTCTAGGGTCTCGAGAATGAAGCATGAAAATCTTGTTGAGCTACTTGGTTACTATGTAGAGGGAAACCTCCGTGTGCTTGCATATGAGTTTGCAACCATGGGATCTTTACATGACATATTGCATG GTAGGAAGGGAGTTCAAGGGGCACAACCAGGTCCAACACTTGACTGGATGCAGCGTGTTAGAATTGCAGTTGATGCAGCTAGGGGATTGGAATATTTACATGAGAAGCTTCAACCCTCCATAATACATAGAGATATAAGATCTAGCAATGTGCTTCTATTTGAAGACTTCAAAGCCAAGATCGCAGATTTTAACCTCTCAAATCAGGCTCCAGACATGGCTGCTCGTCTCCATTCTACAAGAGTTTTGGGAACCTTTGGCTACCATGCTCCTGA GTATGCAATGACAGGACAGTTAACCCAGAAGAGTGATGTCTACAGCTTTGGGGTTGTTCTTCTAGAGCTTCTGACTGGGAGGAAACCTGTTGATCATACCATGCCACGGGGACAACAGAGTCTTGTGACTTGG GCTACTCCAAGGTTGAGTGAAGACAAAGTTAAACAGTGTGTAGATCCAAAACTGAAGGGAGAATATCCTCCTAAAGGAATTGCCAAG CTGGCAGCTGTGGCGGCATTGTGTGTGCAGTATGAAGCTGAGTTCCGGCCGAATATGAGCATTGTCGTTAAGGCTCTGCAGCCACTTCTGAAGTCTCCTGCCCCAGCTCGTGATACTTGA